The window TAAGCCGATGAAGTTTGGTGGCAAGTTCAAGTAACTCAGATGCCAGCGCGGCAATTCCCATAATAAAAACCTTTAATGCAAAATCGGTTTGGCAACCCATCGGACCCATGTCTTGGGCCCGGCAGACATCGATTCATAGATCGGGAGGCATGAGCAAAACGCAATCACCTCCGAACGAGTTTCGGCTATAATTCCACGGGGCGGTACGCGCTGGACGTATGCAATGCCGCTTCTATGGAACGACGCCGAACGAGGGGACATTAGATTATAACAAGCAAATATGGAGGCGATCATGGCATATTCTACGACGCCCACCGACCACGGATACGCAATGGCCGATGACCCGGCCGATCATTTGTCTGCCGCTGAGTATCAGAACCATCTCGACACTTATCACGGCTTCGTGCGAACAGGATTTATCTTCGCCGCACATATTCTCGCAGTGCTTTTGCTGCTTTATTTTTTCTTCGTAAAATAGCTTAGGGAACTCCCGGTCGCGTTCCGAGTTTGCAGATGTTCACGCAGACTGGAACGATGATAAACTATGCGTACTCTAAAAGCTTCAAACAGACGCGTCGGCCCATCAGCGAATGATGGCTCTGACGGATATCATTTTTTTATTGCGCTGATTGCCATTGTCGTCGTCTCGACGATGGCGATTATCCTCGGCATTGGGTTGGCGATGATCCGATAGCCTGGATAAGCGAAACGGTTTTGACCGAGCCGTCGCATTACAGCACCATGGCGTTCCGGGAGCGTGCGTTTCTCGCTTATTCCGCCGCCATAGCGCGCGAGACGGAAGCCTGCTCGAACTGACGTAGCCTTTCCTCTTCCCGCGCAATGTACGCGCGGGTGCGCGGCACCGTGGTCAATTCCTTTGCCAGCTGAATTTGGAACACGACCAATCCGCCGTACCGGAACCCTGCTTCAGCGGCGGCGAGATAGAATTCCCACATGCGGCAGAAGCGTTCTCCTAAAGCTACGGCGGCGTCGGCCCGGTGGCTTATGAACTTTTGACGCCAAGCTGCCAGCGTGTCGGCGTAGTGAAGTCGCAAGATCTCGATGTCCGTTACGATCAGTCCGGACTGCTCGATGGCCGGTAAGATTTCGGCGAGCGACGGCAGGTAGCTGCCGGGAAATATGTATTTTTCGAACCACGGATTGGTGGGGCTTTTGCCGTCCAGGCGGCCAATTGAATGCAGCAGGGCAATGCCGTCGTCCTTCAGGCTTCGGCGAACGACATTGAAGAACGTCGCGAAGTCCTTCCGGCCGACATGCTCGAACATTCCAACGGAGACCACTCGGTCGAACGCGCCCTCAAGCGCACGGTAATCCTGCAACCGGAAATGAACGTGACTGTCGAGATGTTTCATTTCCGCTCGGCCTTTGGCGACTTTCAACTGTTCGCCGGAGAGCGTGAGGCCAGTGACGTCTGCGTTGCACAACTCCGACAGATAGAGCGCCATACCGCCCCACCCGCAGCCGATGTCCAGGACCGTTGCGTCGGGCGGGACGAGAAGCTTGGCCGCGATATGGCGCTTCTTCGCGAGTTGCGCTTCTTCCAGCGAAGAGCGAGCGGACTCGAAGTATCCGCAAGAGTACTGGCGGTCTGAATCGAGAAAGAGCGCATAGATGCGGTCATCTATGTCGTAGTGATGATGGACGTTCTGACGGGAACGACGCGCGGAGTTGCGCCACGTCAATCCTTTGAGCGCCGATCTCAACGCGTGCCGGACGCGGCCAACCTGCGGCGGCATCATGTGTGGAAGATTGCGGCCGAGTAGATCGAGCAGATCATAAATAGTGCCGTTCAGAACCTGCAATCGGCCGTCCATGAACAGTTCGCCAAACGCCAGCTCGGGATTCAAAAGGAGCTGAGCCGCGGCACGCTTGTCAGCCATCAAGACGCGCAGTTTCGGTTCCGATCCGTCGCCTGCTGAAACCTGCCACCCGCCGGGAAATTCCATAGTCAGCGTGCCATGCTTAATGCAGCTATTCAGGAAGGATTGGAGAGCCCTTTGCATGGCGATTCACCCGGCACTTATTTGCGTCCATTCAGGGAACAAAACTGATGCGGCATGGTTCCAGGCCGGCTGGACTTCGGAACCGCGTGCGCGGCTGAACCGTTGGCTTCAAATTGAAGCCGTTTCATACGGGTTTCTAAAAACGCTCATGAAACCAACACCTAGCAATCGGAAGCGCGCCGGACATGACTCGAGTCATGCATCCAAGTCGCAGCAGCACGCCAAAAAATATTGGTCAGCCGACGTTACCGAAAATAGCGATGCGATGGATTTGGAAGACGCCGTGTTCAAGAAGCGGAGTGCGGCAGACATCGCCAAGTCGCTCAAAAGGTCTGCCGAGAAGAGTAAACGACGCAAGGGGACACCATTCCAGTCGGCGATGTCGATGCTGACGTTCTACATCAATCGCGCCGGAAAGAACCTGTCGGAGGCCCGCCTGCGGACTCTGGACAATGCGAAGCAGGAGCTTCGTAAGGCGTTCGGCAGGAAGCCCTGAGACGTCGGCGCGGCTCTTCAATTGCCCGCGCTCTCACCGTGTTTGGTTTTTTCCCAATAGAACGGCCGCCGGATCAAATCGAACACCGCGCGGTAGGCTGCATATGAAATGGCAAGCCAGTAGACCGGCAGCCATAGGACCGACAGCAGCGATCCGGCACGCTTCTGACGATACGCCGTGACGAGTGTCAGAAGGATTGCGGCACCGTAGCCGACCGTTAAGTTCAAAAGGCAAAGCTGCCGCAACAGGGGTTCGTCGGGAAGAAGCGACTGCCCTGTCACCGCGCCTACGGTCAGCCAGACATAAACCCACGGGTGAACAAGGATCGACAGGATCATGCCGCCGATCATGATCTGAAATCCGACGAAGCCCCATGCGCCAAGGTCATACCAGAGCCGAAGCGGATGGCGCATGTGGACGAGATACGTCTGCATCCAGCCTTTGATCCAACGCGTGCGCTGGCCGGTCCAATCGCGCCAGCGGGCGGGCGCCTCTTCGCGCGTTTCGGATTGGATGGTCGAGACTTCGTAGCCGAGGCGCGCCAGGCGGATGCCGAGATCGGCATCCTCGGTGACGTTGAAGGGATCCCAGCCGCCGCATTTCAAAAGAAGGTCTCGGCGAAAGTGATTGGATGTGCCTCCGAGCGGAATTGGCAGCCGAAATCTGGCGAGTGCGGGGAGGATGCCGCAGAAGAGCGCGGTGTATTCCAAAGCGAACTGCCGGGTGAAGAACGAGCGCTCCGAATTGTAGATCGTGAGACGCGCCTGCACGCAGGCTAGATGGGGACCACCTTCGACGAAAGCTTCCGCCGCGCGTCGAAGCTGGTTCGAGTCTGGGATATCCTCGGCATCGAAGATCGACACGATGGTTCCGCGCGCATCCTGCAGCGCATAGTTCAGCGCGCGAGGCTTTGTTTTCGGTTGTCCGTGAGGAACCGTAACGATGCGCATGTTGCGGCTGAGGCCCGCTTGCTTCAGCGCATGCCTGGTTGGGGCGTCTGCGACCTCAGTGATGAACAGGATTTCGAGCCGGTCCGGCGCATAGTCGAGCCGCGCCATCGCCCGCACCAGATCGGGAATGACCTCATCCTCTTGATAGAGTGGGACGAGGACCGAAAAACTCGGCAGCCTGTCGTCGTAACTTCGATCGATGGCGGGGACGGACCGTCCCGCCGGGTTCCGCAAAACGTACCACAGCGCGGCGGCGCGGATGGCTGCGACGGCGAAGAAGGGTAGTGTGAGCGTGACGGCCCACGCGAACAACCCATACTCCTCGAGCAAAACAATCCCTGCCGTCAGCGCAGCAAGCCAGAAAAGCAACACGATGCGCTGCCAGAAGGGAGGCGGGCTTGCGGCGGAAAAGTCCGGTGCGCGCCGCCGTAGATCGTTTACAGCGCGATCGAGTTGCCCAATCGACCTTTGGAAGGATGGCTGAGGGTGTCGAGGCGTCGTGTGGTTACGTGCTTCCGTCGCTCGCCGTTGGTTCGGCGGGTCGAATGGTTTTCCCAGCATTCTTTTGGCGGCCCCCCGCTTCGGCCACCCCGGTTCGGCCAACAAGGAGTATATGCTCTGGATTCCGCCGGGCAACGGAACTAAACACGGTCGCGATAATTTTCCGGCGGCCACTTTCGACTCGAGAGACGCACTTGCATCTGAACCTCGCAAGATTTCTCATACTGATGATCGCCGGACTTGGCGGGTTCTTCGATGCTCGTCCTGTTCACGCACAGGCGACAGCGCCGTCTGCAGCTTTGCCTGGGCAGGCCGCAACGCAGCAAACCGATGTTGCTCCGCGGCGCGTGGTCATTCGATTTCTGACCGACAGCGATTTTCCGCCGTTCGACTTTTACGACGAAGACGGTGTGCTGGTCGGCTTCAACGTCGATCTGGCGCGCGCTATCTGCCTCGAACTCAGCACGTCTTGCGATATCAAAGCGCGGCCGTGGGAAGAGCTATTCACTGGCCTTAAGAACGGCGAAGCTGATGCTGTGATTGCAGGGCACCGCGTGACGGCGGCAGCGCTTTCGAATGTTGCCTTTACCGACCGCTATTTTCATACGCCGGGCCGTTTCGCAGGCCGAAAAGAGACCCAGAAAGTCGAAATGACTCCGGGCGGCCTCGACGGTAAACGGATCGCAGTGGCCCGCGGCAGCGCACACGAGGCCTACCTCAAGACATTCTTTCGCGACAGCCCGTTGGCCATTTATGAGAACGCCGACCTTGCCCGCGAGGCGCTGGCGGCCGGGAAGGTCGATTTCCTATTCGACGACGGCATATCCCTCGCTTTCTGGCTTAACGGAACGCTCTCGCGGCAATGCTGCGAAATGCGCGGTGGGCCTTTTCTTGAGCCGAAGTTCTTTGGCAACGGTATCGCGATCGCCGTCTCAAGGGACGATCCGGGGATGCGGCTGTTGCTCAATAAGGCGCTGGATCGCGTAAGGGCGTCGGGACGTTTCGAAGAGCTGGTGCAGCGCTATTTTCCCGTCAGGATTTATTAATTGTAAGACGCCGGTAAGGACGCCGATAAAAAGCGGCGCGTAAACCAGTTCTTCCGCTCGATTAGGACGCTAGGCAAGCTAATCTCGGAGACCATGATTCGTAGCGTTCTGCCCGTGCTCGCGTTCCTTGGCTTTGCGGCAACTTACATTGCGGTGCCGTCCGAGTCTGCCGGTGCACGCGCGTATCGCGGTCATGCGGCCAACGCCGGTCATACGCGTCGTGCTCATCGCAAGATCGTACGCAAGAAATCGAAAGCGAAGGCTCCCGCCGCTGCGAAGGAAACGGCCGCCACGCCTAATATAACGCTTGGCGAGCCGCCGCCCCCCAAGCGTCCTGAGAAACTTTTGACACGCGCGGAAATTCTGGAAAGCGATCCGGCGCGTCTCGAACGTCTCGGGCGCCGGTTGATGGTCGGCTTTGAAAGCTTCGCGGAAGTTCGCACACTCGTCGAGAAGCGTGCCGTCGCGGGTATCTTCATCACCGATCATAATGTGCGCGGCCGGAAGGCTGCGGACATCGCGAAGGACATTCGGGATCTTCAAGACATCCGCAAAGCGCAAGGGCTGCCGCGCTTGCTGGTCGCGGCCGATCAGGAAGGTGGATACGTATCGCGCCTCTCTCCGCCGCTGAAGCTGCAGCCCTCGCTCGGCACGCTCGTTGGAAAATTGAAGAAGGGCGAAGACCTCGAAACCGCCGTGCGCGACTATGCTGAAACGCAGGGCCAGGAACTCGAACGCCTCGGCGTCACGATGAATTTCGGCCCCGTCGTCGATCTGCGCCTCGGGCCTGCGAGCCGGAAGGATGGCGAAACGCGGCTCTACTGGCGCGCAATTTCCGCTGATCCTTACGTCGTCGCCGACGTTGCCGGTTGGTATTGCGATACGCTGACGAAATACAACATCATTTGCACGCTCAAGCACTTTCCGGGACTCGGCCGCGTGCCGCGCGACACGCACGTCGATGCCGCTGACGTGACCGCGAAAGAAGCGCAACTTGAACTGACTGACTGGGTGCCCTTCCGGCGACTGATGGGCCAGCCCGGCGTTGCGACCATGGTTGGCCATGTGCGCGTCAAAGCGATTGACGGCACGACGCCTGCGTCTTTCTCAGATACCGTTATCAATTCAGTGCTGCGTCCGAGCGACAAGAAAGATGCGCTACTCGTTACCGACGACTTCAGCATGGGCGCCGTTACGAAATCTCCCGAAGGATTGGGCGGTGCGGTTGTCAAAGCAGTCAACGCCGGAATTGACCTCGTGCTGATCTCGTACACCCAGCGGCATTACGATGTCGCGATGTCGGCGCTGATCGAAGCGGACACAAAGGGCGAGATCAACGAGGCGCGCCAGATCGAAGCGCGCGAACGCATGGCGAAATATGCTTTCGTCGAAAACGAGTTCGAAACGGCAAGTCCGCAGCACGCGCAACAGCAACGCTAGCTTCAGTTCACGTCAGCGGAGGCGATCGGTTCACCGAGTTTGCGCGGGTTAGCCGCGAGCGAGTGATTGACGATCACCCAGATATTATTGCGGAACGCAAACTCGATGTTGTAACGGCCGCCGAGCAGACTGCGCGTTCCCTTGCGCTCGCCCGTGACGCGATAAAAAACGATGCCGTCGATTTTCGCCGAGTTGCAGCCTGGCGTGACATTGCTAGACACAAACTTCACTTGCGGATGGCGCGGCAGAAATCCGTCGTAATACGTCTGGATCGCCTGTTTGCCCTTCAGCGGCGTGCTGTCCTTGCTGGGCACCAGTGTGCCGTCTTCGGCGTAGAAGGCCGCGACGCGAACAGCGGTCGATGTTGCGACGCCGGTTTTCCAGAGGTTTAAGAGCTGCATGGCTTCGACGCGCGACGGCGTTTTGCAGTTTGCGTGCGGATCGGATTCGGCGTGGGCGCGGATCGACATCAAAATCGCGGCAGCGACCACGACAGCCGTCATAACGCCGATGACACGAAGCCTGTGCGAAGCGACGGATTGTTTGGATACAGATGCGGGCATGGCGCTCTCCTTATCCTCGGCTTCTGCTCGACGGGGTATCAATTCACCGATCGAGCCGGACGCGGATGCAGTCGATCCGACGCCCATCGTTCACTGGCGATCCTAATTTAACACAAACGCATATTGGGAATGGAGCGCCGTTCTCGCAAACAATTCCTTTCAAGGGCCATTCGAATTGAAGTATTTTGAATGAGTTGCATCAGCCCAATGCCTTAACTTCTTCCTTCACACGAATGTCGGCGATGATCCGATCAAGGAGAAGTGTCGTGCGCCTGAACAGGTCCGAACCTTTGCGGTAATCGGCGCCAGCGTAGAAATCGCAGCGTCCGGCCTTGAACAGCTCCACGCACTTTGCATCGCTCTCGCCGGGTTCATGAACGGCGACCGCGTGGCCGCCGTTCTTCTTCAGCAAGGCCATGCTGGGCACGTCCGTATCTCCATCGCCGAAATAGATGAAATTCGAAAACGGGATCGGCCGTTTGCTTTCCGGCATGTGGGCATTGATGCTCTCGCCCAGATCCTCGATGCCTTTGTTGATGCGAAAGAGATATTGCGTCTTGCCGGTATCGGAGATGACGCGCTTCGGAAACGGAAGGTCGTAGGCTTCGAACCAGTACTCGCTCGCAAATACGTTGGAGAAATGCTTGTAGATTTTCGTGCCTTCGATGATTTCGACGAGGCCCGACGAAACGAGATAATGGCGAACTTCAATGCCCGCGCCGCCGGGGCGTTTGTGCACGTAGGCGTGCATCGCATCGAACCAGCCTTCGACGCCGGGATAGAGTTCGACATGCTTTCCCTGCGCGACGAGGTCAGCGCGGTCGATGCGAACATCGAGCTGCTTCGCCTTCTTGTAGAGCAAATGCATGTAGGTAATCAGCGCGTCCGCGCGCTCGGCCTTGGACACCCGTGTGCACTCGGCCCAAAACTCTTTCGGCTCAATGCCGAGCTTTGGCAGGAAGGCATATTCCTGCATGGGCTTCGGCGAGAGCGTGCCATCGAAATCGTACACCAGAGCGATGACCTGCGGCGACGGCGAGGACTCCTTGCCTGCGCTTTGCGCGCGGCGACCGACAGGTGGCGCCTTCTTTCCGCGCTTGCTCGACCGTTCGACCATCTCCGCCTCTCCCTCGACTTGTAGGGCGGAGAAAAGCGCGATTCGCGGCTGGTGACAAAGCCGTGCAGGGCTTAGGCGTCAGGATCGGCGTAAATTTCTTCGCGCACCTGTGCGTAGCTCAGCACCGAGAACAGGACCGTGCCGCCGAACACGTTTCCGGCCAGGGTCGGCAGGAAAAATCCGAATATCGCCATGTCCCAGGTGATCTGGTGTTGAAGCAGCGCGTAGAGCATTTCGACGCTGCCCGCCACGATATGGGTGAAGCCGAACAGCGCAATCAGGTACGTCAATAACGTGATGACGATGAACTCAACGCCAGCGGTCGCGGAGAGTATCCAGACCAGCGCGGCGATCAGCCAGCCCGATCCGATGCCCCTGGCGAACATCTCTAACGGCGTATTGCGCATGACGTTGTCGACAATTTCCATCAGCGCGCGACCGACGTCTGGTGGAACGATGGGGAGCCACGCAAGCGCCAGCGCGAAGATGAGACAGCCCGTAAGATTGGCCGCGAGCACCAGTCCCCAAAGACGCAGCATTTTCAAAAACCAGAATAGCTGCTTGCGGGCGATGACAGGAAGAACAGCGGTCAGCACGTTTTCGGTGAAGAGCTGCTGATGTCCGAGGATGACGATGAGGAAGCCGACCGCGTAGCCGAGCTTCGCGACGAGCGTGCTCCACTCGGAAGCGGGAAGATGAGCCGCCAGTGCCGCTTCCGTCAGGAATGAAAACCCGATCGATATGCCGGCCGCGACGCCCGACCACCAGAGTGCGGACATAGGGCGGCGAAGTTCGATCTCGCCCTGAATGCGAATAATCTCGTAGACGACCGCCGGGCGATGACGAACGGACTCGCGAACCTGCTGGCGTTCCTTGCGGGTAAGCCCGGTGCCCGGACGCTGATCGCCTTTCGGCGCATCCGCAGGAGCCGCCTTTCCGCCTTTGGTCTCGTCCGCGCCGGGCTTCGCCATGTCAGCTCAGTGTTTGCAATCCGGACCGTGCACATGGCCCGGTTCACCGTGATCGTGTCCGTGGTCATGATGGTCGTGGCTGTGATCGTGTCCGCAGCCGCAATCGTCACCGTGTTCGTGCTGATGTTCTTGGGGGTCAATCAGCGCGGCCCCGAGCTTGCGCTCGATCGCAATCGACATCTCGCGTGGGCTATCCTTGTCCTCGATCAGCAACGCCATGACCTCGGCGCCTATGCGAAGATCGTCGACCGCTCCGAGATAATGGCGACGAAGACGACCCTGGCGGTCGAACAGCAAAATTGCGGGCGTACCCTGCAATTCATAGGCTTTCATCGTTTCGGGAAGCTTTTCGCCGTCAGCCTTGTCGAGCGCTACGGGAATCGTGATGCCGTTCTCCTGGAGATAGGCTTCGATTTTTTCCGGTGTTTGCTCAGCGAATTTTTCGAAAGCCATATGCAGGCCGAAAACCGCAACCTCGTCCTCGGCGAAGGCGCGGCGCAAGCGCATAGCTTGTGGCAGGCCATATTTCTGCGAGCCGGGGCATTCGAGTTGGCAGACCGTCACAAAGACGACTTTGCCCTTCTCTTCTTTAAGCGTTCTCTTGCTGTCTGAGTTCAACCAGCGCGACGCAATGATTTCCGGGGGGCGTTCGGGATTGAACATCGGCGATATTCCTCAGTTTTAAATACGTGCGCGCGCGTGTGGCGATCGCACCGAACTCAATCGCAATCTCCGACCTTTTCAGGTCCCGCCGGAACAGGTGCAGTTTGGCAGGCCAACTGCTTCGGCACAACGCACGAGGCGCCAGCTCCGGTTCTATAGATGCGAAAATAAAGCGGACACCCGCGCATGACATTATAGGCTGAGACGCAGCCTACGGGCTCGGGCAGTGTTTTGTGCGCTTCGATTTGAGCCGCGGCGCGAACCTCATGATCCCATCGGTCTTCAACGACGGTGACGGCTGTACGCGGCCCTGCCAGAGCTTTGGCTATAGCTTCCGGGGTCTGGCGTTCCACATCCACGCCCAAGCCAAAGCGGGCGGACGGCTCACGGAAGCCAGCAACAACCAGCTCGTCGGCCGGACACGATGCTATCGCATGGGCGATTTCGCGAGAGGGCCAGATCTTTTCGATCGAAGGCAGAACTGCGCCGAGCAAGGTCACTGCGAAGAGCGCCAACGCGATGACACCGGTTACGGCCCAGCGCCGCAACGCGCCCTCGCGGCCTTGCTGACCGCTGAAAATGAAGAGCGACGCTACGAGTGCAATGGCGGCGGCCACTCCGGGGGCTGGCACTTCACCCGAAAAGCCATACACGCCGAAGAATACCGCGAGCGGAAGAACGCACAGAGCCGTTGGCCAGATGGAGAATACGCTCCACTCCGGCCGTTTTCCGTCGCCATTTTCGTTGACGACAACGAGTGCAACTGCGAGCGCAAATGCCGGAAACATGGTTTGCACCATGTACGTTCCGGGCTTCGACGACAGTGCTTCGAGATAGATGAGATAACCTATCGGCCAAGCGAGAAGGAAGCGCGCGAGCTTCTGATCCCGGTCTGCCCAAAAGCGCTTCAGAGCGGTGCCAATCAGCGCAGTTCCGGGAAGAAAGCCGAGCATTGCGGCGAGAAGGAATGTGCCGGGAAATGCACGGAGCTTCATGTCCTGCGCGCCGCCCAATGCACCGAGAAACTCTCTCCAGCCCATTCCTGCGAACGGCGTGCCGTCTTGGTGCGCGCGAACGAGCAGCCACGGCGACGCAATCGCCAGCGCTATCGGCAGACCGACTAGAGGGCGCAGACGCTTCAGCCACGAAAGATCGCGGTCCATTGCGTAAAGAGCGAGGATTGTGACGATGACGATGATCGGCACGAGAAGCGCGTTTATCAGTACGCCCAGACCCAGCGCCGCCCAAAACAGAAGTGCAATCCGCCAGTCGTCATCCTTGGCGTAGAGCCGCGCAAGCGCGAGCATCGCGACGGTTGCGGGAAGTAACGATAGCCCTTCAGCAATGGCGAGTGTCGAAACCAGAACTGTCAGCGGCGCGACCGCGAAAAGCGCTGAGGCTATGAGCGCGGCTTCGTTGCCGACAAGGCCTCGTCCCAGCCAGAAGAGAGCCAGCACAGCGAGCGTAACGAATATCAGTGACGGCAGCCGGTAGACGACGATCTCACGCGCCTCGGCGTCGCCCGCCAGCCAGCGGCTTGCGCCCTGTGCCCAGAACGTGCCGATCGGGCGGTATTGATGGACGACAGAACCGTAACGGGGGTCGCTCCAGGCGCCGCGCTCCACCATGTCCCGCGTCGTTTCCGCGTAGACAGCTTCGGTCCGATCGACGGCCGGAAGGCGGACCACGCCGGGCAGATAGATGGCGAGACAAAGCAACAGGAGCGCCAGAGACGCCAACGCCGGCCGTGACGCGAGCACGGCCCAACCCTCGAACAGCGAGCGGCGCCGCTCCACCACTATAATCCCCCAACTTGACAGGTTTTTCGATCCGGTGTTTGCGCATCTGGGCAGGAAAACGCAAGAGGCACTAAAACCGCATGGCACAAAATCCCTCAGAACGGAGCGCTGACCGCTCTCGGCTGGTCGAAATCATCAACGCCCGGTCGTTCCAGGAGGGGCCGGCGATCAAGCTCGCGTCCGGCAAGACATCCACGTTTTACTTCAACATGAAGCCCACAATGCTGGACAGCGAGGGCGCTTTCCTTATCGCCAGCCTCATTCTCGATCAGCTCGAGGGGGTCGACGCCGATCTCGTCGGCGGCCTCGAAATGGGCGCCGTGCCGATTGCTTCGGCGGTTGCGGCGGTCGCGCACACCCGCAGGCGCAATCTGCCCGCCTTCTTCGTCCGCAAGCAGGCCAAAGAGCATGGAACCCGCGCGCTCGTCGAAGGCTTAGCCGAGGGCGACAGCATGGCCGGGAAAAAGGTCGTCGTCGTCGAGGACGTGACGACAACCGGTGGATCGGCGCTGAAAGCCGCTGAAGCGCTCAAGAGCGAGGGGGCGACAATCGTCCGCGTTATCACGGTTGTGGATCGTCTCGACGGTGCGGCCGAAACGTTCAAATCCGCTGGTCTCGATTTCGTGCCGCTTCTGACGCTGGCCGACTTCCGGAGTTGATCGCGGCCCGACGGCGTCCGTTATTGAACGGCTACGCTGCGGCGATTAAACAAGACGCTCGATACCGGCTTCAACTGCGAAGGCTTGACATGGGTACACGAATTCCGTTCACGCAGCCCGACGGAAAAACGGCGGAAGGCTATCTTGCGAGCGCTGGAAAGGCGAACGCGCCGGGTGTTGTCGTCATCCAGGAATGGTGGGGCCTTCAGGACCAAATCAAAGGTCTGTGCGACCGGTTTGCGCTTGCGGGATACGACGCGCTTGCTCCCGATCTCTACAGCGGCACCGTCATTCCCTACCACGATACGGAAGCTGCGGCGCGCGAGATGAATTCGCTGAACTTCCTCGAAGCGACAGATCAGGCTGTGCGCGGCGCTGCACAGTTTCTTCTGCGTGGCAGTTCGAAAGTTGCCATTGCGGGATTCTGCATGGGCGGGGCCGTCACCGTTATCGGAGCGTGTCGCGTACCTGAATTCTCGGCGGCCGTCACGTTCTACGGCATACCGCCGGAAGAGGCCGCAAAGCCCGCTGATGTCCGCGTTCCGCTACAAGGACACTTCGCCAATGATGATGATTTCGCGAGCCCCGAAAAGGTC is drawn from Hyphomicrobium methylovorum and contains these coding sequences:
- a CDS encoding glycosyltransferase family 39 protein is translated as MERRRSLFEGWAVLASRPALASLALLLLCLAIYLPGVVRLPAVDRTEAVYAETTRDMVERGAWSDPRYGSVVHQYRPIGTFWAQGASRWLAGDAEAREIVVYRLPSLIFVTLAVLALFWLGRGLVGNEAALIASALFAVAPLTVLVSTLAIAEGLSLLPATVAMLALARLYAKDDDWRIALLFWAALGLGVLINALLVPIIVIVTILALYAMDRDLSWLKRLRPLVGLPIALAIASPWLLVRAHQDGTPFAGMGWREFLGALGGAQDMKLRAFPGTFLLAAMLGFLPGTALIGTALKRFWADRDQKLARFLLAWPIGYLIYLEALSSKPGTYMVQTMFPAFALAVALVVVNENGDGKRPEWSVFSIWPTALCVLPLAVFFGVYGFSGEVPAPGVAAAIALVASLFIFSGQQGREGALRRWAVTGVIALALFAVTLLGAVLPSIEKIWPSREIAHAIASCPADELVVAGFREPSARFGLGVDVERQTPEAIAKALAGPRTAVTVVEDRWDHEVRAAAQIEAHKTLPEPVGCVSAYNVMRGCPLYFRIYRTGAGASCVVPKQLACQTAPVPAGPEKVGDCD
- the pyrE gene encoding orotate phosphoribosyltransferase, yielding MAQNPSERSADRSRLVEIINARSFQEGPAIKLASGKTSTFYFNMKPTMLDSEGAFLIASLILDQLEGVDADLVGGLEMGAVPIASAVAAVAHTRRRNLPAFFVRKQAKEHGTRALVEGLAEGDSMAGKKVVVVEDVTTTGGSALKAAEALKSEGATIVRVITVVDRLDGAAETFKSAGLDFVPLLTLADFRS
- a CDS encoding dienelactone hydrolase family protein; the encoded protein is MGTRIPFTQPDGKTAEGYLASAGKANAPGVVVIQEWWGLQDQIKGLCDRFALAGYDALAPDLYSGTVIPYHDTEAAAREMNSLNFLEATDQAVRGAAQFLLRGSSKVAIAGFCMGGAVTVIGACRVPEFSAAVTFYGIPPEEAAKPADVRVPLQGHFANDDDFASPEKVDAFAAAMKAAGKNFDLYRYDASHAFMNEQRTVHDRASAEAAWGRVRTFLSQHIG